In one Pasteuria penetrans genomic region, the following are encoded:
- the leuS gene encoding leucine--tRNA ligase, whose protein sequence is MGGPSARVKAERKWQSYWEEKGTYRLPMKGGDCGKETRYVLPQFPYPSGDGLHMGHMRVYTISDVLARFHRMQGKRVLQNMGADGFGLPAENAAMKRGIDPARWTATNIDRFQRELRSMGLAYDWDLYVTTCQEEYYRWTQYIFLLLYDRGLAYQASAAVNWCPSCQTVLANEQVAGGHCWSCDTPVQMKDLVQWFLRIGRYAAALQKGLDAMDWPEHIKTMQRNWIGYREGFEMAFHLDSDGERVVLPLFLSRLDSAPGITYVALSPESPHLSRLCPVSEGLREWQEHRRRRDYACDGTKGFLIEGVQAIHPWTEGKLPVWVVDYLAPGCGVQETVGVPAHDGDDFVFAQAHDLPIRPVVEPTSGEEISSSPYTGVGRIKAGCPGAGLSSEEVTKLWLDQFGGDRLGRVTRHRVHDWLISRQRYWGTPIPIIHCPRCGVVPVPLKDVPVKLPTDVQFVRGKNPMASSPTFRVVDCPRCGEKAERELDTMDTFMDSTWYFFRYADPHNQDLPFSREKVAEWMPVDIYVGGVEHAVLHLLYARFITHFLYDEGLSPVREPFARLLPQGMVLQDGAKMSKSRGNVVSPRVLLDQYGADTARMFILFAAPPEKDMEWSDEGVKGCHRFLQRLESIFDRWQKEGEGGPSDPADAKELRKHVHRAIQRITRDIGERWHFNTAISTIMELVRALQQWGPGAGPKVQGEVLHQLARLLAPIVPHLAETFWQQHLQQKGSVHLADWPVCDPVHWESEEVTWAIQVNGKLRCCLSLPADSGEEVVLTAARAESQVERWLKGCEVRKVVFVPGRLLNLVVSKAAP, encoded by the coding sequence ATGGGGGGACCATCGGCTCGTGTGAAAGCAGAAAGGAAATGGCAGTCCTATTGGGAAGAAAAGGGAACCTATCGTTTGCCTATGAAGGGGGGGGATTGCGGAAAGGAGACCCGCTATGTACTGCCACAGTTTCCCTATCCCTCAGGTGATGGTTTACATATGGGTCATATGCGAGTGTACACGATATCGGATGTATTGGCTCGTTTTCATCGCATGCAGGGGAAGCGGGTTTTACAGAATATGGGGGCCGATGGGTTTGGATTACCCGCAGAAAATGCGGCTATGAAGCGGGGGATTGATCCGGCGCGGTGGACGGCAACCAATATCGATCGTTTCCAGAGGGAATTGCGCAGTATGGGGTTGGCCTATGATTGGGATCTTTACGTAACCACCTGCCAGGAGGAGTACTACCGGTGGACACAATATATTTTCCTCCTACTCTATGATCGTGGTTTGGCTTATCAGGCCAGTGCAGCTGTCAATTGGTGCCCTTCCTGCCAAACGGTTCTGGCTAATGAGCAGGTGGCGGGGGGTCATTGTTGGAGTTGTGATACGCCTGTTCAGATGAAGGACTTGGTACAGTGGTTTCTGCGGATTGGTCGTTACGCAGCCGCGTTGCAAAAAGGTCTCGATGCAATGGATTGGCCTGAACATATCAAGACCATGCAGCGCAACTGGATCGGATATCGTGAAGGTTTTGAAATGGCGTTTCACTTGGACTCGGATGGGGAGCGGGTCGTTCTTCCTCTCTTTCTTTCCCGATTGGATTCAGCACCTGGTATCACTTACGTGGCATTGTCCCCCGAGAGCCCCCATCTTTCCCGTCTATGTCCTGTATCGGAGGGATTACGGGAATGGCAGGAACATCGTCGTCGTCGCGATTACGCTTGTGATGGTACAAAGGGATTTCTCATAGAGGGGGTTCAGGCCATCCATCCCTGGACCGAGGGGAAACTCCCTGTATGGGTTGTTGATTACCTGGCTCCCGGTTGTGGGGTTCAGGAGACGGTGGGTGTTCCCGCGCATGATGGGGATGATTTCGTGTTCGCCCAAGCCCATGATTTGCCGATTCGTCCTGTTGTCGAACCTACATCGGGGGAGGAGATATCGTCGTCCCCCTATACAGGAGTGGGGCGCATCAAGGCAGGTTGTCCTGGAGCTGGCCTCTCTAGTGAGGAGGTCACGAAGTTGTGGTTGGATCAGTTCGGGGGTGATAGGTTGGGTCGGGTTACCAGACATCGTGTGCATGACTGGTTGATTTCCCGACAGAGGTATTGGGGTACACCAATTCCCATCATCCATTGTCCCCGATGTGGTGTGGTTCCCGTGCCCCTAAAGGATGTACCGGTGAAGCTACCTACTGATGTTCAATTCGTGCGGGGTAAGAATCCTATGGCCTCCTCCCCTACCTTTAGGGTTGTGGATTGTCCCCGTTGTGGGGAGAAAGCGGAGCGCGAGTTGGATACGATGGATACCTTTATGGATTCTACCTGGTACTTCTTCCGTTATGCGGATCCACACAATCAGGACCTGCCCTTTTCGAGGGAAAAGGTTGCGGAGTGGATGCCCGTCGATATTTATGTAGGCGGCGTGGAACATGCTGTGTTGCACTTATTGTATGCTCGTTTCATTACTCATTTTCTGTATGATGAAGGTCTCTCCCCTGTCAGGGAGCCCTTTGCGCGTCTTTTACCCCAAGGTATGGTCCTTCAGGATGGTGCGAAGATGTCGAAGTCGCGGGGTAATGTGGTGAGTCCCAGAGTTCTGCTCGATCAGTACGGGGCGGATACAGCACGTATGTTCATTCTCTTCGCAGCCCCCCCCGAGAAGGATATGGAGTGGAGTGATGAGGGTGTCAAGGGTTGTCACCGTTTCCTACAACGTTTGGAATCCATCTTTGATCGATGGCAGAAAGAGGGGGAGGGGGGCCCTTCTGATCCCGCGGACGCGAAGGAACTGCGTAAGCATGTTCATCGGGCGATACAGAGGATCACGCGTGACATAGGGGAACGATGGCATTTCAACACAGCCATTAGTACGATCATGGAACTAGTGCGGGCCCTGCAACAATGGGGTCCTGGAGCAGGGCCTAAGGTGCAGGGGGAGGTTTTGCACCAGTTGGCAAGGTTGTTGGCCCCTATTGTGCCCCACCTGGCCGAGACATTCTGGCAGCAGCATTTGCAACAGAAGGGGAGTGTTCATCTCGCTGATTGGCCTGTTTGTGATCCCGTCCATTGGGAATCCGAGGAAGTGACATGGGCCATTCAGGTGAACGGGAAATTGCGGTGTTGTCTTTCCTTACCGGCCGATAGCGGGGAGGAGGTCGTGTTGACGGCAGCCCGGGCTGAGTCGCAGGTGGAGCGCTGGTTGAAGGGATGTGAGGTTCGTAAGGTTGTGTTTGTACCCGGTCGTTTGCTCAATCTGGTAGTATCAAAAGCCGCCCCGTGA
- the rsfS gene encoding ribosome silencing factor encodes MDIEQMAQRVAQVAHNKKAQGVVILNVQRLATFTDYFVICHGQSVNQVQAIVRAIKESMLEEGVSIPRMEGYTGGRWVLLDLGDVVVHVFHHEEREFYHLERLWGDAGTVQLRES; translated from the coding sequence TTGGATATAGAACAGATGGCGCAGCGTGTGGCTCAGGTGGCTCATAACAAGAAGGCCCAGGGTGTTGTCATTCTCAATGTACAGCGGTTGGCAACCTTTACGGACTATTTTGTGATTTGCCACGGTCAATCTGTGAACCAAGTGCAGGCCATTGTGCGGGCTATCAAGGAGTCTATGCTGGAAGAGGGCGTCTCCATTCCTCGGATGGAGGGGTATACGGGGGGACGCTGGGTTCTGTTGGATTTAGGTGATGTGGTGGTACACGTATTCCATCATGAGGAGAGGGAGTTTTACCATTTGGAGCGGCTTTGGGGAGATGCGGGAACGGTTCAGTTGCGGGAGAGTTAG
- the yqeK gene encoding bis(5'-nucleosyl)-tetraphosphatase (symmetrical) YqeK: MKIRENSITNTVQGMVSPQRWRHIQGVHEIAVDMATAYGVDTDDAGLSALLHDACKEWSQKQLASYLGRLEMTWMVYPISIWHGPVAALWAREELGIENAQVLNAVRYHSTGKPQMTMLEKIIYLADRVEPGRDYPGVEELRTLVPDQSELAIKEALYRQISRLVQERKMVHPYTLLAYNEYHGPEEAEETWATGSVGLFS; encoded by the coding sequence GTGAAAATAAGGGAAAATAGCATTACGAATACGGTTCAGGGTATGGTTTCTCCCCAACGATGGCGACACATCCAGGGGGTTCATGAAATTGCGGTGGATATGGCGACTGCGTACGGTGTGGATACGGATGATGCTGGTTTGTCTGCCCTTCTGCATGATGCCTGTAAGGAATGGTCCCAGAAACAATTGGCCTCCTATTTGGGACGTTTGGAAATGACCTGGATGGTTTATCCCATCTCCATTTGGCATGGACCCGTTGCGGCCCTATGGGCAAGGGAGGAATTGGGGATAGAGAATGCCCAGGTGTTGAATGCTGTACGGTATCACTCTACAGGGAAGCCCCAGATGACAATGCTGGAGAAGATCATTTACCTGGCGGATCGGGTAGAGCCGGGACGCGATTATCCGGGGGTGGAGGAGTTGAGGACCCTTGTTCCCGATCAGTCGGAGTTAGCGATCAAGGAGGCCCTCTATCGCCAAATATCTAGATTGGTTCAGGAGAGGAAAATGGTTCATCCGTATACGTTACTCGCTTATAATGAGTACCACGGTCCAGAAGAGGCCGAGGAAACATGGGCTACGGGTAGCGTCGGTTTGTTCAGCTGA
- the nadD gene encoding nicotinate-nucleotide adenylyltransferase — MRRIGLLGGTFDPIHQGHLWLAECARDALQLQEVWFIPAPKPPHKDRDSLLSAEHRVAMVRLALAHNSHFRLCTVELQRPGFSYTVDTLAQLVRVGGGEQFFLLLGADSAGTLASWYRSECIPRYAQLVILARPGVKMPEIPKHFGFVHYLTPAVGFWLSSSVLRRRLLQGCSVQYLVPDRVLSYIYERGLYGCENKGK, encoded by the coding sequence ATGAGGCGGATCGGGCTATTGGGTGGGACTTTCGACCCTATTCATCAGGGTCATCTTTGGCTAGCCGAGTGTGCGCGCGATGCTTTGCAGTTGCAAGAGGTTTGGTTTATACCTGCTCCTAAGCCACCTCACAAGGATAGGGATAGCCTTCTTTCTGCTGAACATCGTGTTGCGATGGTACGATTAGCTCTGGCCCATAATTCCCATTTTCGTTTGTGTACTGTGGAGTTGCAACGGCCGGGGTTTTCCTATACCGTCGATACACTAGCTCAGCTGGTACGGGTGGGCGGTGGGGAACAGTTTTTTTTGCTTCTGGGTGCTGACAGTGCCGGTACCCTGGCCAGTTGGTACCGAAGCGAATGTATTCCCCGTTATGCTCAGTTGGTCATTCTTGCGCGCCCAGGTGTCAAGATGCCGGAGATACCGAAGCATTTTGGGTTTGTCCATTATCTCACGCCGGCCGTAGGGTTTTGGCTTTCCTCTTCCGTTCTTCGTCGGCGTTTGTTACAGGGGTGTTCTGTGCAGTATCTCGTTCCTGATCGTGTCCTATCCTACATCTATGAGAGAGGATTATATGGTTGTGAAAATAAGGGAAAATAG
- a CDS encoding shikimate dehydrogenase family protein, protein MRLGLLGYPIAHSLSPLLVPRALKELGLESTYTYDGFSIPAAQLAAAWSQLSGPDSLGYHVTAPHKQTIIPLLDGLDDTAVQAQAVNVIFRRPDGAWIGYNTDGAGYVRSLQREWGESFLPQQRVLVLGAGGAAHAIVAALVAHHVGPMYFVNRTLGRARHLASLYRGQVVSWTRLRDALPCVHLVVNATPVGWRGQGEVPFPGHWLSRQHVASDLVYRPHPTHWLSQAQQAGASIHMGLGMFLQQLSLSLELWFQRTVPMSFLIAWSLQAMGYHGVKGPEGV, encoded by the coding sequence GTGCGGCTGGGATTGTTAGGGTATCCGATCGCCCATTCTCTCTCCCCGCTCTTGGTCCCGCGGGCCTTGAAGGAATTGGGTCTCGAGTCTACGTATACGTATGACGGTTTTTCCATACCAGCTGCGCAGTTGGCAGCAGCTTGGTCCCAGCTTAGTGGACCTGATTCCCTAGGTTATCATGTAACGGCGCCGCATAAACAAACCATCATTCCTCTCCTAGACGGTCTGGATGATACTGCGGTACAAGCCCAGGCCGTCAATGTGATTTTCCGTCGGCCCGACGGGGCTTGGATTGGTTACAATACAGATGGTGCTGGTTATGTACGTTCCCTGCAGCGGGAATGGGGGGAGTCCTTTCTTCCACAACAGAGGGTTTTGGTCCTGGGTGCAGGGGGAGCCGCGCATGCTATTGTGGCTGCCCTGGTGGCCCATCATGTGGGGCCTATGTATTTTGTCAATCGTACGTTAGGGCGTGCGAGACATTTGGCCAGCCTCTATCGGGGGCAGGTAGTGTCTTGGACACGACTACGCGATGCGCTCCCTTGTGTACACCTTGTGGTGAATGCTACTCCTGTAGGTTGGCGTGGCCAGGGAGAGGTTCCCTTCCCCGGCCATTGGTTGAGTAGGCAGCATGTGGCGAGCGATCTTGTGTACCGCCCTCACCCTACGCATTGGCTTTCACAGGCCCAGCAGGCGGGTGCGTCGATCCATATGGGTTTGGGTATGTTTCTTCAGCAATTGTCGCTTTCTTTGGAATTGTGGTTTCAGCGTACGGTTCCCATGAGTTTCTTGATTGCCTGGTCCCTGCAGGCTATGGGTTACCACGGCGTAAAGGGGCCAGAAGGCGTATGA
- a CDS encoding GTPase, whose product MSSTDSPPPPAPHCPGCGALLQPEDPQQPGYVVPHVLRRFPIVCQRCYRLRHYGVCSSVEHKSETCWQNIVETLCEDGLVLHLVDLLDIPGSWIPNLASVVGRRRLWLIGNKMDLLPTRTFPTRVQGFLYREARKQGLRPEAIHLCSARMGLGMGRLRRLLWEPINGKKICVVGTTNVGKSTWINRLLAPDSRPSLSVSAYPGTTLGNVVLPWGKGGLLCDTPGMVRPDRVSEWLPAADAAAIVPSEALRVRIHHLAAGQMLFLGGVVRFEVQMGQRQPCMVCVSNRLPVHRTKQERADELWIKHRGSLLAPPYGDVVEEMTWRTVIFTISGGKRTDLVISGLGWITVGYSPAQFILRVPQGISVDQRPSIVGKVEVGT is encoded by the coding sequence GTGAGCTCTACCGACTCCCCTCCCCCCCCTGCTCCGCATTGCCCGGGTTGTGGTGCCCTCTTACAACCTGAGGATCCACAGCAGCCTGGGTATGTAGTGCCCCATGTTCTACGGCGTTTCCCCATAGTTTGTCAACGTTGTTATCGTTTGCGTCATTATGGGGTATGTAGTTCCGTTGAACACAAGAGCGAAACTTGTTGGCAGAATATCGTGGAAACTTTATGTGAAGATGGCTTGGTCCTCCATCTCGTGGATCTCCTGGATATACCGGGGAGTTGGATTCCGAATCTGGCGAGTGTAGTGGGCCGTCGTCGTTTGTGGCTCATAGGGAACAAAATGGACCTCCTACCCACGCGCACTTTCCCCACCCGGGTCCAGGGTTTTTTATATAGGGAGGCAAGGAAACAGGGGCTCAGGCCAGAAGCGATTCATCTTTGTAGTGCTAGAATGGGTTTGGGGATGGGGCGGTTGCGTAGGTTGCTATGGGAGCCTATCAACGGGAAAAAAATTTGTGTAGTAGGAACGACCAACGTGGGTAAATCAACCTGGATCAATCGTCTTTTGGCCCCAGATTCACGTCCATCGCTGAGTGTTTCCGCATACCCCGGAACTACGCTGGGGAATGTGGTTCTCCCTTGGGGGAAGGGGGGCTTGCTGTGTGACACGCCGGGTATGGTTCGCCCGGATCGCGTCAGTGAATGGCTACCTGCGGCCGATGCCGCTGCTATCGTTCCCTCGGAGGCTCTTCGTGTTCGCATTCACCATTTGGCTGCTGGACAAATGCTCTTTCTTGGGGGTGTTGTGCGTTTTGAGGTACAGATGGGGCAGCGCCAGCCCTGTATGGTTTGTGTATCCAATCGGCTGCCTGTTCATCGGACGAAACAGGAGCGTGCCGATGAGTTGTGGATCAAGCATCGCGGTTCCTTGTTGGCTCCTCCCTATGGGGATGTGGTAGAGGAGATGACTTGGAGGACGGTGATTTTTACGATCTCTGGTGGCAAAAGAACGGACTTGGTGATCAGTGGATTGGGGTGGATTACCGTGGGATATTCCCCAGCACAATTTATCCTTCGTGTTCCGCAGGGGATTTCCGTCGATCAGCGGCCGTCCATTGTTGGGAAGGTTGAGGTAGGTACATAG
- a CDS encoding YqeG family HAD IIIA-type phosphatase, whose translation MSFFLLRWVRPDRVVSSIYDVQAEDLLRSGVRALLLDLDDTLVAFNRTEATPNLLQWLGNLRRSGLQLAIISNNCRDRVMQFADPLAIPYVCAAFKPLQGSFQHALALVRAKPEEAAIMGDQLLTDVLGGNRAGLRTIFVQPISFRGGIWADLNRRLEKILFRWMDRHRGKGCDAP comes from the coding sequence GTGAGTTTCTTTCTGTTACGATGGGTGCGACCGGATAGGGTAGTATCTTCCATTTATGATGTGCAGGCGGAGGATTTGTTGCGTTCGGGTGTAAGGGCACTGTTGCTGGATTTGGATGATACGTTGGTTGCTTTTAATCGTACGGAGGCCACACCAAATTTGCTACAATGGTTGGGTAACCTCCGTCGATCGGGACTGCAGTTGGCCATCATTTCCAATAACTGTCGTGATCGTGTGATGCAGTTTGCTGATCCCCTGGCCATTCCCTATGTTTGTGCAGCGTTCAAGCCTCTGCAGGGTTCTTTTCAACATGCATTGGCGTTGGTACGGGCCAAACCGGAGGAGGCAGCTATCATGGGTGATCAGCTTCTCACGGACGTTCTAGGGGGGAATCGGGCTGGTTTGCGGACGATTTTTGTCCAGCCGATTTCCTTTCGCGGGGGAATCTGGGCTGATCTCAATCGGCGCTTGGAGAAGATCCTCTTTCGTTGGATGGATCGTCATCGCGGTAAAGGATGTGACGCTCCGTGA
- the sufC gene encoding Fe-S cluster assembly ATPase SufC, which produces MEDLTVAIDGKTILSGVDLTVQGGEIHAIMGPNGTGKSTLASALMGHPRYDVTGGKAELDGQDLLEMSVDERARAGLFLAMQYPSEINGVTNADFLRAALNARREKDKEISLMKFIRLLENSTEKLGIDAKLAHRYLNEGFSGGEKKRNEILQMLVLQPRIAILDEIDSGLDIDAIKEVSKGVNDLRGPELGVLIITHYQRLLNYIQPDRVHVMMQGRIVKSGGPELAHHLEAEGYDGLKAELGIKEEALVGPHT; this is translated from the coding sequence ATGGAAGATCTCACGGTGGCCATCGACGGGAAAACCATCCTGTCTGGGGTCGATCTTACCGTACAAGGGGGCGAAATCCATGCCATCATGGGTCCAAACGGAACAGGAAAAAGCACACTAGCATCCGCCTTGATGGGCCATCCCCGGTATGACGTTACAGGTGGAAAGGCGGAACTGGATGGGCAAGACCTATTGGAAATGTCCGTCGATGAACGAGCACGGGCAGGACTTTTCCTGGCTATGCAGTACCCAAGCGAAATCAATGGGGTTACAAATGCAGATTTCCTACGCGCGGCCCTGAATGCACGAAGAGAAAAGGACAAAGAGATTTCCCTTATGAAGTTCATCCGTTTGTTGGAAAACTCTACGGAAAAGCTAGGAATTGATGCAAAATTAGCCCATCGTTATCTCAATGAAGGCTTTTCCGGCGGGGAGAAGAAAAGAAACGAGATCCTCCAAATGCTCGTCCTACAGCCAAGAATCGCCATTCTGGACGAAATTGACTCAGGATTGGACATCGATGCCATCAAGGAAGTCTCTAAAGGAGTCAATGACCTGAGGGGACCCGAGCTAGGTGTCCTCATCATCACCCACTACCAACGTTTGCTCAATTATATCCAGCCTGACCGGGTCCATGTCATGATGCAGGGACGAATTGTGAAATCAGGTGGACCCGAACTGGCACACCATCTGGAAGCGGAAGGCTATGATGGACTCAAGGCCGAACTGGGGATCAAGGAAGAGGCGCTCGTGGGACCACATACATAA
- the sufD gene encoding Fe-S cluster assembly protein SufD, with protein sequence MRTVTPGSEPKIVPWEKRLHCPDNEPDWLLEKRKQAIALMNKLPAPRVERLRIEHWPLLETHPEKATVDGNQEAWGQQWILPQAIQWKTPTTGPPSGLFDWGTACKERPEIMEKHAFSKNLGPHNQLAAIHQALHEGIAMLHIPRNQETKQPYQIFLHYGDNQLSSAYPYVLIVAEENTEASVFIVSSGGTAAHHCVVDVHLGTGARMKVATLNALRDETLGTFHRRAQLGRDSHLTWIVADASKGRVLSDTTSYLIGQGAHVNLQSLALGTGHSVFGTTALAEHLAQHTESHVHARVVSCDASTVVSNSITKIHKGAKKSNGQQTTRTLMLSPKARGDANPILLIDENDVLAGHAASVGKVDPMHLYYLKSRGIPQREAERLLIQGFLTGLFSEIDWPDLQTLFDQRLMKDFLS encoded by the coding sequence GTGCGAACGGTTACACCGGGATCGGAACCCAAAATTGTACCTTGGGAAAAGCGTTTACATTGCCCCGATAACGAACCAGATTGGTTGTTGGAGAAGAGAAAACAGGCTATTGCATTGATGAACAAACTGCCAGCGCCCAGGGTGGAGAGACTACGTATCGAACATTGGCCACTTCTAGAGACTCACCCCGAAAAAGCAACAGTGGATGGAAACCAGGAAGCTTGGGGACAACAATGGATCCTACCACAGGCCATTCAGTGGAAAACCCCCACCACAGGACCCCCATCGGGACTATTCGACTGGGGCACGGCCTGCAAAGAACGCCCCGAGATCATGGAAAAGCACGCCTTTTCAAAAAATCTTGGACCCCACAACCAATTGGCAGCCATCCACCAAGCTCTCCATGAAGGAATTGCTATGCTCCATATCCCCCGCAATCAGGAGACAAAGCAACCCTACCAGATCTTTCTCCACTACGGGGACAACCAACTGAGTTCCGCCTACCCCTATGTCCTAATCGTAGCCGAGGAAAACACGGAAGCCAGCGTTTTCATAGTATCATCCGGCGGAACCGCTGCACACCACTGCGTGGTCGACGTCCACCTCGGAACAGGGGCCCGCATGAAAGTAGCCACCCTGAATGCACTGCGCGACGAAACCCTAGGCACCTTCCATCGAAGGGCCCAACTCGGCCGTGATAGCCACTTGACCTGGATCGTAGCAGACGCCAGCAAGGGTCGTGTGCTCTCCGATACGACGAGTTATCTTATCGGGCAGGGAGCCCATGTCAATCTGCAGTCGCTGGCATTGGGGACCGGACACTCGGTATTTGGAACCACTGCACTGGCGGAACACCTGGCCCAACACACGGAAAGTCATGTACATGCTAGGGTAGTGAGCTGTGATGCATCCACCGTCGTCAGCAATAGTATCACTAAAATCCACAAGGGAGCCAAAAAATCCAACGGCCAACAAACCACACGTACCCTGATGTTGAGCCCCAAAGCACGCGGAGACGCAAATCCCATCCTATTGATTGACGAGAATGACGTCTTGGCCGGTCATGCGGCGAGTGTGGGAAAGGTGGACCCAATGCATTTGTACTACCTAAAATCACGCGGTATCCCGCAACGTGAAGCGGAACGACTTTTGATCCAGGGATTCCTGACGGGACTATTCTCAGAGATTGATTGGCCCGATTTACAAACGTTGTTCGACCAACGCCTCATGAAGGATTTCCTATCATGA
- a CDS encoding aminotransferase class V-fold PLP-dependent enzyme, giving the protein MISLTHFPLLVRADKAEKRKIYLDSAATSQKPQLVIDAIRNFYETCNANVHRGVYQLSHQATEAYEGVRKKVQHFIHAASEKEIIFTRGATAALNLIAQSYMRPRLQSGDVLALTMAEHHSNLVPWQQLAKKTGAELFYVPMHKDGTLDMKEVEATLPPRIKMLAIQHLSNVTGVTQPIRELADLIHHRGGILVVDAAQSVPHMPIDVRALGVDFLVFSGHKMCGPTGVGVCYGRETLLEEMEPYEYGGEMIENVELYDSTFKDPPARFEGGTPMIASVVGLGAAIDYLESIGMKRIAEHDSHLTQKAAAELQKLPGITLFGPLENRYGAVTFNVKDVHAHDVATVLDEHGVMVRGGAPLLSTTHALVGGFLYRQGQFLSLQ; this is encoded by the coding sequence ATGATCTCCCTAACCCATTTTCCCCTGCTGGTTAGGGCAGACAAGGCGGAGAAACGGAAAATTTACCTGGATAGTGCAGCCACTTCCCAAAAGCCACAACTCGTCATCGATGCCATACGCAATTTTTACGAAACCTGCAACGCCAACGTCCATCGGGGTGTCTATCAGCTCAGCCATCAGGCCACAGAAGCGTACGAGGGCGTACGGAAAAAAGTACAACACTTCATCCATGCGGCCTCCGAAAAGGAAATCATCTTCACTCGTGGTGCCACAGCCGCTCTCAACCTCATAGCACAAAGTTACATGCGCCCCCGCCTGCAAAGCGGTGATGTCCTTGCCCTAACCATGGCGGAACACCACAGCAACTTAGTTCCTTGGCAACAGTTGGCCAAGAAAACGGGGGCCGAGCTTTTTTATGTACCCATGCACAAGGACGGAACACTAGATATGAAGGAGGTGGAAGCAACATTACCCCCCCGTATCAAAATGTTAGCCATTCAACATCTTTCCAACGTAACTGGGGTAACACAACCGATCCGGGAGTTGGCAGATCTCATCCATCACCGAGGTGGTATACTAGTAGTAGATGCAGCCCAAAGTGTTCCCCATATGCCGATCGACGTTCGTGCTCTTGGTGTGGACTTCCTTGTCTTCTCAGGTCATAAGATGTGCGGACCTACTGGCGTAGGTGTCTGCTATGGAAGGGAAACACTGTTGGAAGAGATGGAACCATATGAATATGGCGGGGAAATGATTGAGAACGTGGAACTGTATGACTCCACTTTTAAGGATCCGCCAGCACGCTTTGAAGGCGGTACACCGATGATTGCCTCGGTTGTGGGTCTGGGGGCTGCCATCGATTATCTAGAATCCATCGGCATGAAAAGAATAGCAGAACACGATTCGCACCTGACACAAAAAGCAGCAGCGGAACTGCAAAAGTTGCCAGGGATTACGTTGTTTGGACCCTTGGAGAATCGCTATGGTGCCGTGACCTTCAACGTAAAAGATGTTCATGCGCATGATGTGGCGACCGTTTTGGATGAGCATGGTGTTATGGTGAGGGGGGGGGCACCATTGCTGTCAACCACTCATGCGCTGGTGGGGGGTTTCCTCTACCGTCAGGGCCAGTTTTTATCTTTACAATAA
- a CDS encoding aminotransferase class V-fold PLP-dependent enzyme: MRWWGVSSTVRASFYLYNKEEDIQILVQAVQKVRDYFS, from the coding sequence ATGCGCTGGTGGGGGGTTTCCTCTACCGTCAGGGCCAGTTTTTATCTTTACAATAAAGAAGAGGATATACAAATCCTAGTCCAGGCCGTCCAGAAAGTTCGAGATTATTTTTCTTAG
- the sufU gene encoding Fe-S cluster assembly sulfur transfer protein SufU → MSLDDLYRRVLLDYARSSRNRGQVKNETATMELSNPSCGDRVRLSLDLREGRIQEAKFTGEGCSISMASASMMTEAVQGLTLQEATDLWQTFSRWLQGGDIDPASFPCEEIEALSGVKKFPARIKCAMLGWDALRRSVLGVQTTSKGV, encoded by the coding sequence ATGTCTCTCGATGATTTGTACCGGCGTGTACTGCTTGATTATGCGCGCTCCTCTCGCAATCGTGGCCAAGTAAAAAATGAAACAGCGACCATGGAACTATCCAACCCTTCCTGCGGCGATCGAGTACGACTATCACTGGATCTGCGGGAAGGTCGCATCCAAGAGGCAAAATTTACAGGGGAAGGATGCTCGATCAGCATGGCCTCCGCGTCTATGATGACGGAGGCTGTACAGGGATTGACGTTGCAGGAAGCCACAGACCTTTGGCAAACCTTCTCTCGATGGTTGCAAGGGGGGGATATAGACCCCGCCTCCTTCCCCTGTGAGGAAATCGAAGCACTCAGTGGGGTAAAAAAGTTTCCAGCCCGTATCAAATGCGCTATGTTGGGTTGGGATGCGCTACGTCGATCCGTACTGGGAGTACAAACTACAAGCAAAGGGGTGTAA